The Scleropages formosus chromosome 11, fSclFor1.1, whole genome shotgun sequence genome window below encodes:
- the dpep1 gene encoding dipeptidase 1 translates to MWWCAGLWTVLSAFIFSIAADPYLERAVQLMAQTPLIDGHNDLPWQLRSKFNNQLNNVDLNTLNSTHTNIPKIKAGRLAAQFWAAYVPCDTQNKDAVRQTLEQIDVIHRMCEKYPEDFMFATSSRDIMEAFTQNKMASLIGVEGGHSMDSSLATLRTLYQLGVRYMTLTHSCNTPWVDNWLVDTGSDPSENNGLSDFGFQVIKEMNRLGMMVDLAHVSERVMKQVLNVSEAPVIFSHSSAYGVCPHKRNVPDDILKLVKEKEGVVMVNFYNDYVTCSDKANLSQVADHFDHIKKVAGASIIGFGGDYDGVERVPEGLENVSKYPALVAELLRRNWTNEEVQMALGKNLLRVFEKVEQVRDSEHQAVPSDVLIPYERVKNTCRTSYGYDVPSSGGDLLALSHLLLVLCALLSLL, encoded by the exons ATGTGGTGGTGTGCGGGCCTGTGGACCGTGCTCAGCGCGTTCATATTCAGCATCGCGGCGGACCCGTACCTCGAGAGAGCCGTCCAGCTGATGGCACAGACCCCCCTCATCGACGG GCACAATGACCTCCCCTGGCAGCTGAGGTCAAAGTTCAACAACCAGCTCAACAATGTAGACCTGAACACCCtgaacagcacacacaccaaCATCCCCAAAATCAAGGCGGGCCGCCTGGCAGCGCAG TTCTGGGCAGCGTACGTCCCGTGtgacacacaaaacaaagaTGCCGTGAGACAAACCCTGGAGCAGATTGACGTTATACACAGAATGTGTGAGAAATACCCGGAAGACTTCATGTTCGCCACAAGCAGCCGAG ACATTATGGAGGCCTTCACCCAGAATAAGATGGCGAGCCTGATCGGTGTCGAGGGCGGACACTCGATGGACAGTAGCCTGGCGACGCTGCGCACCCTCTACCAGCTGGGCGTGCGCTACATGACCCTCACACACAGCTGTAATACACCGTG GGTGGACAACtggctggtggacactggatcAGACCCCTCCGAGAACAATGGGCTCTCTGACTTTGGATTT CAAGTGATAAAGGAGATGAACCGCCTGGGCATGATGGTGGACCTGGCGCACGTGTCCGAGCGAGTGATGAAGCAGGTCCTGAACGTGTCCGAGGCCCCCGTCATCTTCAGCCACTCGTCCGCCTACGGCGTGTGTCCTCACAAGAGGAACGTGCCAGATGACATCCTGAAACTGGTG aaagaaaaagagggcGTCGTGATGGTGAACTTCTACAACGACTATGTGACCTGCAGCGACAAGGCCAATCTGTCACAGGTGGCAG ATCACTTTGACCACATCAAAAAAGTAGCCGGCGCCAGCATCATCGGCTTCGGCGGCGATTACGATGGAGTTGAAAG AGTCCCCGAGGGCCTGGAGAACGTCTCCAAGTACCCGGCGCTGGTGGCGGAGCTGCTGAGGCGCAACTGGACCAACGAGGAGGTGCAGATGGCGCTGGGGAAGAACCTGCTGAGGGTCTTCGAGAAGGTGGAGCAG GTCCGGGACAGCGAGCACCAGGCGGTTCCGAGCGACGTGCTCATCCCGTACGAGCGGGTCAAGAATACATGCAGAACCAGCTACGGCTACGATGTCCCGTCGAGCGGCGGGGACCTCCTGGCCCTCAGCCACCTGCTGTTGGTCCTCTGCGCCCTCCTGTCCCTCCTCTAG
- the slc22a31 gene encoding putative solute carrier family 22 member 31 translates to MDFDSRIYPRIGGFGRYSRAVVSLSWPCGFAVALAFFSDVFFTLLPDSYRCRTDPALLPAALPLGNLSEAALLNVSVPWEPESGWSRCQLYRYPRNSSGNISSGTSEWSRPAEDHVPREAVPCTRGWHFSTSAGLHSNYVTEWNLVCENYWKVPLQHICFMMGCMLGYIFMGTLCDRLGRRRAFLVSVALSGLLGMAVCLSNGPLVFLLLRLCQGAMLSGIFLSSYIARLEMCDPPHRLMMTMIGGFFAVCAELLLPGLAAMCRDWPVLQAVATVPLLLLLSYWCSASIFPESPRWLLATHQILQARKCLENISTRNGVCVGEELYPAESLLAEMDVAYPDDSEPRFHHVLELRHSRVIWRNGLILGFTLFIGTGIQYCFTRNLHGFSHHFYLTYFVRVATGAVACALLCVTVERCGRRGVLLLSAITTGLSSLLLLALTQYLRSGLVLVLSVLGLLSSQALAMLSVFFASEVLPTVVRGGALGLVLAAGCVGMAASSLMELQNNSGYFLHNVVFASFAVLSVLCVMLLPETKSKPLPDSLKDGENQRRPAFFASRPGRDSLPLLRTLPHDSHYDPDSYSRLVSATKKMLAKDRSYGLPPPQQRPLLAVDNGLLDCQENKLLHEDNS, encoded by the exons ATGGACTTCGACAGCAGGATCTACCCGCGGATCGGCGGCTTCGGCCGCTACAGTCGCGCCGTGGTCTCGCTCAGCTGGCCGTGCGGCTTCGCCGTGGCGCTCGCCTTCTTCTCGGACGTCTTCTTCACGCTCTTGCCGGACTCGTACCGCTGCCGGACGGACCCGGCGCTGCTGCCCGCCGCGCTGCCGCTCGGCAACCTGTCGGAGGCGGCGCTGCTGAACGTGAGCGTGCCGTGGGAGCCGGAGTCTGGCTGGAGCCGCTGCCAGCTCTACCGGTACCCGCGCAACTCCTCCGGCAACATCTCGTCCGGCACCTCCGAGTGGTCGAGGCCAGCGGAGGATCATGTGCCCAGAGAAGCGGTGCCCTGCACCAGAGGGTGGCACTTCAGCACTTCGGCTGGGCTCCACTCCAACTACGTCACCGAG TGGAACCTGGTGTGTGAGAACTACTGGAAGGTTCCTCTGCAGCACATCTGCTTCATGATGGGATGCATGCTGGGATACATCTTCATGGGCACCCTGTGTGACAG actCGGCCGCCGTCGGGCCTTCCTTGTCTCCGTGGCGCTCTCAGGCCTGCTGGGCATGGCTGTGTGCCTGTCTAACGGTCCCCTCGTCTTCCTGCTGCTGCGTCTCTGCCAGGGAGCCATGCTGTCCGGTATTTTCCTGTCCTCCTACATCGCCC GACTGGAAATGTGCGACCCGCCCCACCGGCTCATGATGACCATGATTGGCGGGTTCTTCGCGGTGTGCGCCGAGCTGCTGTTGCCAGGGCTCGCGGCGATGTGCCGTGATTGGCCAGTTCTGCAGGCTGTAGCCACGGtgcccctcctcctgctgctctcctaTTGGTG CTCTGCATCCATCTTCCCGGAATCCCCCCGTTGGCTGCTGGCCACCCACCAGATCCTGCAGGCTAGAAAGTGTCTGGAAAACATCTCGACACGCAACGGCGTGTGTGTGGGCGAGGAGTTGTACCCTGCCGAGAGCCTGCTGGCAG AGATGGACGTGGCGTACCCCGATGACTCTGAGCCACGGTTCCACCACGTCCTGGAGCTGCGCCACTCCCGGGTCATCTGGAGGAACGGCCTCATCCTCGGCTTCACCCT GTTCATCGGCACGGGGATCCAGTACTGCTTCACCAGAAACCTCCACGGCTTCTCGCACCACTTCTACCTGACCTACTTCGTGCGGGTGGCGACGGGCGCCGTGGCGTGTGCCCTCCTCTGCGTCACCGTGGAGCGCTGTGGTCGCAGGGGCGTCCTGCTGCTGTCGGCCATCACCACGGGGCTgtcctccctgctgctgctcgccCTCACCCAGT ATCTGCGCAGCGGCCTGGTGCTGGTGCTGTCTGTTCTGGGTCTCCTGTCCTCGCAGGCCTTGGCCATGCTCAGCGTGTTCTTCGCCAGTGAGGTCCTGCCCACCGTCGTCCG CGGTGGCGCTCTGGGCCTCGTCCTGGCCGCAGGCTGCGTGGGGATGGCCGCCTCCTCGCTGATGGAGCTGCAGAACAACAGCGGCTACTTCCTGCACAACGTGGTGTTTGCGTCGTTCGCCGTGCTCTCCGTGCTCTGCGTCATGCTGCTGCCCGAGACGAAGAGCAAGCCCCTCCCCGACTCGCTGAAGGACGGCGAGAACCAGCGGCGCCCGGCGTTCTTCGCATCGCGACCCGGGCGCGACTCGCTGCCCCTGCTGCGCACGCTGCCCCACGACTCCCACTACGACCCCGACAGCTACTCGCGTCTCGTTTCCGCCACCAAGAAGATGTTGGCCAAAGACAGATCCTATGGGCTCCCACCACCCcagcagcgccccctgctggctgtcGACAACGGGTTGCTAGACTGCCAGGAGAACAAGTTGCTACACGAGGACAACTCCTAG